The Pristiophorus japonicus isolate sPriJap1 chromosome 3, sPriJap1.hap1, whole genome shotgun sequence genome has a segment encoding these proteins:
- the rpl37a gene encoding large ribosomal subunit protein eL43, with translation MAKRTKKVGIVGKYGTRYGASLRKMVKKIEISQHAKYTCSFCGKTKMKRRAVGIWHCGSCMKTVAGGAWAYNTTSAVTVKSAIRRLRELKDQ, from the exons ATG GCCAAACGCACCAAGAAAGTGGGGATTGTGGGCAAGTACGGCACCCGCTATGGGGCGTCCCTCCGCAAAATGGTGAAGAAAATCGAGATCAGCCAACACGCAAAATACACCTGCTCCTTCTGTGGGAAG ACTAAGATGAAGAGGAGGGCGGTCGGTATCTGGCATTGTGGATCCTGCATGAAGACGGTGGCTGGAGGAGCTTGGGCCTACAA caCCACCTCGGCCGTCACTGTGAAGTCTGCAATTCGTCGCCTGCGGGAGCTGAAGGACCAGTGA